One region of Fragaria vesca subsp. vesca linkage group LG4, FraVesHawaii_1.0, whole genome shotgun sequence genomic DNA includes:
- the LOC101313690 gene encoding uncharacterized protein LOC101313690, which yields MTKPIEDDKNKPVEEITIAVVDKEADQPPVEKVAIEAVDNEPETQASEACEQKEVKNIAIEAVEKESEKQATEACEDKAVEKIAIEAVEKESEKTEALEADENKHEETPTIEEQIDEKAEVESVESNPSSAIVKPAEENVEGEKETTTDEGKTACELTTNEEAQTVEKDADVVDNVMEETMQCEKDAEKEEESLKEAQATKESDEKTEEASLEHEVEKTGDTTNELKDATDQVIEKTIEGEQKSDRDLVEGLVKEDEYKDIKVNGEEAKNDSKTDATPTLESCKDGDHEIQTSKDQVQDVSAKPAHKQSGNNIISKVKQSLVKVKKAIIGKSPSSKVLSPEIKGDQENVK from the coding sequence ATGACAAAACCTATTGAAGATGACAAGAATAAACCAGTGGAGGAAATAACAATTGCAGTGGTTGACAAAGAAGCAGACCAACCACCTGTAGAGAAAGTAGCAATTGAAGCTGTTGACAATGAGCCAGAAACCCAAGCTAGTGAAGCATGTGAGCAAAAAGAAGTGAAGAACATAGCAATTGAAGCAGTTGAGAAAGAATCAGAGAAACAAGCTACTGAAGCTTGTGAGGATAAAGCAGTGGAGAAAATAGCAATTGAAGCAGTTGAGAAAGAATCAGAGAAGACAGAAGCCCTTGAAGCAGATGAAAATAAACATGAAGAGACACCAACCATTGAAGAACAGATAGATGAGAAGGCAGAAGTTGAATCTGTTGAGTCTAATCCATCAAGTGCAATAGTCAAGCCTGCTGAAGAAAATGTTGAGGGTGAGAAGGAGACTACTACTGATGAGGGAAAGACTGCTTGCGAGTTAACAACGAATGAGGAAGCTCAAACGGTGGAGAAAGATGCAGATGTGGTTGATAATGTTATGGAGGAGACAATGCAGTGTGAAAAAGATGCAGAGAAGGAAGAAGAGAGTTTGAAAGAAGCACAAGCAACTAAAGAGAGTGATGAAAAAACTGAAGAAGCATCATTGGAACACGAAGTAGAGAAAACCGGGGATACTACTAATGAGCTTAAAGATGCAACAGATCAAGTTATTGAAAAAACAATAGAGGGGGAGCAGAAGAGTGATAGAGATTTAGTTGAGGGATTAGTCAAAGAAGATGAGTATAAGGACATTAAGGTGAATGGAGAAGAAGCAAAAAACGATTCCAAAACTGATGCGACCCCAACTCTTGAGTCATGCAAAGATGGTGATCATGAGATTCAAACATCGAAAGACCAAGTACAAGATGTTTCAGCTAAACCAGCACATAAGCAATCAGGTAACAATATCATATCAAAGGTGAAGCAATCTTTAGTGAAGGTGAAGAAAGCTATAATTGGGAAATCTCCCAGCTCAAAAGTCCTTTCACCAGAAATCAAAGGAGATCAAGAAAATGTGAAATAG